GTCGCGAACGCATCGAGCTTTTCGCGCGTGATGCCGCGCTCGGCCGCCGTCTCGTCGGCGAATTTGCCCATGTGCGCGTCGCCGTAGGCGTCCCACAGGCCGTCGAGAATCATCGTATCCACGAGCTTCCAGTCGCCCATGCGCTGGCCCTCGCGCGAGCCCTTCAGCGCATGCGGCGCGGCGGACATGTTCTCCATGCCACCCGCGACGACGACCTTCGCATCGCCCGCGATGATCGCCTGCGCCGCCAGTCCGACGGCCTTCAGCCCCGATCCGCAAACCTTGTTGATCGTCATCGCGCCGACGTTTTTCGGCAGACCGGCGAAGATCCCCGCCTGGCGCGCGGGCGCCTGGCCGAGCGCGGCCGGCAGAACGCACCCCATGATGACCTCGCTCACCTCGTCCGGCGCGACGCCGGCGCGGCTGAGCGCTTCCTTGATGGCTATGGCGCCGAGTTTCGGCGCGGGAACCGACGCAAGCGCGCCGTTGAAGCTGCCGACGGGCGTACGCGCCGCGCCGACAATCCATACTTCTTTCGACATGAGAACCCCCGGGGGAACAAGCGGAAAACAAATGCGACGCAACGAATCCGTTGCCGAGCGATTATCGTAAAAGCGCAGGCATGAAGCGTCAACGCCGCCATGACGCGCCGCGTCGCATTTTCATCGCGACAAGACAGTGCCGCAAACGTAGCGCAGCGGAGTGCGCGGTCGGCTTCGCGTTCGCTTCGCGCCTTCGCGGTGAATCCTCAGACGAGCTTCATCTGATCGCCACTTTTGGGCGGCACGCGAAAATGCTCCGTCGAAAGCGGGCGCACCGGCCGATCGAGACCGTATCGCTTCCTTGCGGCGGCAAAGCGCGTCGCGATCATCTCCGCGTAAACCCCCGTACCGCGGATGCGTTCGCCGAATTTCGCCGAGTTCAGCTCGCCGCCGCGCGTATCGCGCACGCGGTTCAATACGCGATTGGCACGGTCAGGGTATTTCTGCCCGAGCCAGTCGGCAAAGATCTGCTTGACCTCAAACGGCAGGCGCATCATCTGAAACGCGCCGCTCGCCGCGCCCGCATCGGCCGCCGCCTTGCAGATCGCGTCGATCTCGTGATCGGTCAGGCCCGGCACGACCGGCGCGACCATCACGCCCACCGGCACGCCCGCCGCGTGCAATTCGCGGATCGTTCGCAGGCGCGCGGCGGGTACGGCGCCGCGCGGCTCCATCTTGCGCGCGGTGTCGTCCGATAGCGTCGTCACGCTGATGAAGACATTGCACAGGTCCTTGGCCGCGCCGGCCTTCAGAATGTCCAGGTCGCGCAGTACGAGCGACGATTTGGTCACGATCCCGAACGGATGCCCGAACTCGAGAAGCGTCTCGAGGATGCCGCGCGTCAGGTGAAAGCGGCGCTCGGCCGGCTGGTACGGATCGGTGTTCGTGCCAAGCGCGATCATTTCCGGCGCGTAGCCGCGCTTCGACAATTCGGCGCGCAGTCTCGCCACGGCGTCGGGCTTGTAGAAAATCCTTGTTTCGAAATCCAGGCCCGGCGACAGGTCGTGGAAGGCGTGCGACGGGCGCGCATAACAATAAACGCACCCGTGTTCGCAGCCGTTGTAGGGATTGATGGAGCGCGAAAACGGGATGTCCGGCGAGTCGTTTTTCGCGATGATCGTCCGCACCGAAAGCGGAATGTACTCAGTGCGCGCGTCCGGTTCCGGCTCCTCGTCCCACCAGATATCCGGATCGCGTTCGGTTTTTGAGACAGCAAACCGCCCCGGCGGATTGCTGACGGCGCCTCGCGCCGGGCTTTTGGTCGTTCGCATCGTCACGGGCTGATTGTCGCACAGCGCGGCGCGGCCGTCAGGGTCAGGACATTGCCCGGAAATTCAGGGCGGCTTTCGCAGGCGGTTGAAAGGCTTGCGGAAGTTCGCGTTCGGGAAGTGAAACGGCGATTTTTGGGGAAACTTTCGGCCAATTCCGTATTTCCAATTCGCGTCGATCCCGGTAGCATGAATGACCTCTTGAATACCGGGGCGAAATCCGCGGAACGCCGTGTTCCACGGGCTTCGCCTCGCGAGCGTCACGGGATCGGGTCACGCGCATGCCACACGGATTTCCATCGAGCGGAATCCCGACCGGATTCCTCATCCCGGTCAGCGCGCTGTTTGTCCTTCTTCTCGTCACGATCCTTCTCGTTTTAAGACGCACGCTTCGCCTTCGCCGGTTCATCGACACGGCGATGCAATTGCAGGATACCGCGCGGCGCATCGAGCTGCCGCATCAGGCGCTCGAGGCGCACGCCTTCATTACCGCGCTCGACGATCGAGGGCGCGTCGTGTACGCGAACGACGCCCTCGCACGCCGCGTCGGCTCCTCGCCGTCGGATCTGGCCGGTGTGCGTTTCGCCGATCTGATCGCGGACGGCGACGCCCTGGCGCGCGAGATGCTCGACGCGCTGGCGATCGATGGCGTCTGGCAACGCGTGCTGACATTCGAGGCGCCGGTGCCCCTCGTGACGGAATCCACGGTCATCACGCTCGCGGACAAGTCGATCCGCCCCGCGCGCTACCTGGCCGTGCACACGGACATCACCGAGCACGTGCAGACGCGCGCCGCCCTGGAGGAACGCGAGGTCAGCTATCGCGCGCTCGTCGATCATTCGCCGGACGGCATTTTCGTATTGCGCGACGGTGCGATCGAGTTCGCGAACGATACCGGCGCCCGGATGCTCGGGTACGGCGACGCCCAGGCCGTTGCGGGGCGCCCCTATTTCCCGTTCGAGGCGGAGGCGACCGGCGAGGACGTGACGACCCTGGCCACCCGCGCGCTTACGACCGGAAAGGCGATCGACACGACGGACGGCGTGGTCCTCCGCGATGACGGCACGCGGCTTGACGCCTCGTTCGTGGCCATTCCGTTCGCGCCCGGCGGGCGATTCGGTGTGCTGGTCATTTTGCGCGACATCGGCAAGCGCAAGGCGGTCGAGCGCGCGATCGGCGAGCACGAACGCCTGATGCGTTCGCTCGTCTCGCACCTGGGCGACGGCCTGTTGCTCGTTGACGGACTCGGCAACGTCTTGCTGGCGAATCCCGCGGCGGCCGCCCTGTTCGGGCGCGCGGAAGGCGAAATCGTCGGGCTCGACGTCGCGGACATGATCGGCGCGCAAGCGCGTAACAAGATCCGCGATCACTTCGGCGCGATGAATGGAAGCCAGGAGAAAACCCCCGCTCCGGGCGACGCGTTTCACAGTGAGATACGCGTGACGCGCAAGGACGGCTCGACGTTCGCCGCAGAGATCGACGTCAACTACATGACCTCGCGGCAGGGGGCGCTGTATATCGCGACCCTCCGCGACATCACGCGGCGGCAACTCGAGGCCGAGGCGCTGCGCGTCGCGAAGGAACGCGCCGAGGCGGCGAGCGCCTCGAAAAGCCAGTTCCTCGCGAATATGAGCCATGAGTTGCGAACGCCGCTCAATGCGATCATCGGGTTTTCCGATCTGCTGCGCGCGAGCCTCACATCCGCGGGCGACAAGCTCGGCGCCTCGAACTCGCAGCACATCCATAACGCCGGCAAGCATCTGCTCGCGCTCATCAACGACATTCTCGATTTCGCCAAGATGGACGCGGGGCTTTTCGAAGTGCGCCGCAAGGCGTTCGATCTGTCTCAGATGCTGACGGAATTGGCCGACACCTACGCGGAGATCGGCCGGCAACATTCGTTGCGCTTTCTGGCCGACATCCCCAAGCGCCTCGGCCACCTTTACGGCGACGAACTTCGCATCCGGCAGGTGCTCGTCAACCTTTTATCGAATGCGGTGAAATACACGGATGTGGACGGGCGCTTCGGGATGCGCGCGTGGTCCGAGGGCGATCGCGCGCATATCGAAGTTTGGGATACGGGCGTCGGCGTACCCGTCGAGCAGCGCGAATCGATTTTCCTGCCTTTTGTTCAGGGCGAAAATCCGATCAAGAAACAGGTCTCCGGCACCGGGCTCGGATTGACGATCTCCAAGGACCTTGTCGAGATGCACGGGGGTACGCTCACATTGTCGAGCGAACCGCGCCACGGAAGCAGTTTTCTCATCACCCTGCCCGGCCTGGATACGGCGCCGCAAAGCGAGGTGCCGGCCGAACGCGCGCCGGCGCCCGAACCCGAACGCGAGCCGCGCTCGGTGCTTTTGCTTGTCGAGGACGTCGCCGGGCAGTTCCGCCGCGCGGAGGCGGTGCTGACGACGCTCGGCTGGCGCGTCATCTGGGCGCGCAGCGGCGAGGAGGCGGTCCGTCTCGCGGGCAGTCACGAACCCGTGCTTGTCTTGCTCGACACGAGCCTGCCCGGAGAAATCACGGCGGACGTACTGCGTTCGTTGCGGGCGGTCCGGGGCGATCTACCGGTGTTCGCGATGGCGCCGGACATCGGACTGCACGGCGACGCGCCGTACCGCCAGCTCGGCTTCGACGGCCTGATCACCAAGCCGCTCGTGCGCCGGTCGATCGGCCAAAAACTTCGCAACTACAAGCCGCGCGAGGAACGCGCCCCCGCCGCCGCCGCGAGCGACGCCTAGAGGTTTCCGCACTCCAGGATTTCGGGGAATCCGTCGGCGCGGCTCCGCAAATCCTCGAGCAACTCGACGAACTGGATCATCGCCGGGCGCCATCCCTCGGGCGTCGGATGCTTGAACGGATAGCTCGGGTTGAACGATTCGCGCCCGGTGGCCTTGATCAGTTCGATTAAAAGCGCGCCGGGCGCGAAATCGAACGCCACGAGAACCGGCTTGAGCAGATCCAGATCGATCGGCTCCTCGTACAGGAAGTTCCGCTCGAACGCGCGGAACAGGTACATCAGGTTGATCGTGTCGGTCTTGGACAACTCGATGCCGAGGTCGAAGACCGGCCAGAACTCGTCGTCATCGAAGCGGAAGTTACGATTCGTGTCGCGATACCCCACGGCGCGGCCGTACTGGTTGTCCGTGCTGGCAAGTATGGCGGAGAGCATCTTCGCCCATTCGCCGAACATGTGGCCGATGGCGTCTCCCGCCTCGCTCATGTTCTTGACGGACTCTTCGTACGGTTCAAGCAGGCTGCCCGCGTTCGGGAAGATCGGATCGAACATCGTGTTGCGGATCGACTTGAGGAAGTCGTTCAGCAGAACCTTGCAGATCGATCCTGAAAACGTGAACTGGTCGAAGGTGACCACGTTGATATCGAGATTCTGTGCCGCCACGATGCGCACGAACGCGTGCCAGAACTGCGCGAGACCGGCGGAGAGATACAGCTCCGCGTCGGAGAAACGCCCGGGCAGATTGATCTCGAAAACTGGCTCGCGCAGCTCCCATTTGTAGGTGCGCAGGTAGTACTGGTAGTCGTCGGGCCGCGCGATCAGGCGGTCGACGAAGCTCAGCGTCTCGGGAATGCGCTTGTCGCCCACCTGGTTGATGATCACCTGCAGGCCGACGACGGTGTGCTCGAAACACGTGCGGTCGAAGCGGTGGCACTCGAACTCCGCGCGGTTCAGATAGCACTTGCTGTGCTTTTCGACGTACATGCGCGGGCATTGTTCGATGCACTCGTCCACGTCGTAGGTCGTGGGCGGGTTGATGTTGCCGCAGCGGTCGAGCGATTCGCACAGACGCCGGCAATCCTGCGGCGTCGTCTGGACGATCCACTCCGCGGCGCCGTAGCGCATGTCCTCGCATGTCGGCGCGGCGAGTACTTCCTCGAACATGAACGGCTGCAACTTGAACGGGCAATCGGCGACGCAGTTGTAGCGGTCGGTCCGAAACTCGTCGAGATAGTCGCAAGACTCGATCCGCTCGCAGGCGCGCTCGCAATCTGAGCGCGAGGGCTCCTTGACGTACACGCCGGACAACAGATCGATGATGCCCGTCAGGTTGCGCCAGATGAGCTGGTTGTTCGCCAGCACCGTTCCCCAAAGCGCGGCCGGATGATCCGGCGCGATGCCGCGGGCGCGCAAAAAGAGATTGTACGCCTCGCCCGCGTCGCCGGCCTCGAGCGAACGGCGTCCCTCGCGCAGCAGCGTGTAGAGATCTGCTCCTTCCGGATCGTCGCCCATGCAGGCGACGATCAGGACCGAGGAGGCCAGAAGGAGCAGGGCGGCAAGAATGATCGTGCGTTTCGAGGTCATGGCGTCGAGCCCATCTTGTAACGGTCCGGCACCGCCAGGGGCAAGCCGATGCCGAGTCCGATGGTGTAGACATCACGGAAAATCAGCGCGTTGCGCCCGTCGGTCTGGTATTCCATCGACAGGTTCAAAAGACCGGGGATATAAAGCGGCGTCAGCGGCACGTTCAGCGACATCAAAAGCTTGCCGTCGTCGCCGTAGCCGACAAGGCCGATCTCGTCGACGAGCTGCTTGAAGCCCTCGCTCGACGAGCGAAAACCCGGCGCGCCCGCGAACCCGTGGCGGTACGCAATCGAAAACGGGCCCGCGCCGATGCCGAACTGCGCGGCGAACCAGGGGCCCGGCGTGTAGTAGTAGTGCGAAGGCACGTCCGTCAGATCGGGGAAAATATCGACATCCACGCCCTGGCTCGAGAGATAATCCTTCACGTCCTGGTTCAGCGGCGGGAACTCGGGGCTCTCGCGCCTCGTCTCCAGAAAGTAAGCCCCTTCGAGCGTCAGGCTGAACGAAACGGACTTTACGGGATCCGGCGGGCGCGTATCGAAGGTCGTGCCGAACTTGGCGCCCCACGCGCCCGCGCCGGTGTCGATGTCCGGTCCCAGGCCGAAGATCAGGTTTTGTTGCGGGTGCGCGCGGTGCGAGGTCGGGAGGAAGACGCCGCCCTGAATCGACGTGGAGAAAAACTCCTCGCGATAGTAATTCCATTTCGCATCGACGGTGGTGTCGCCGAAGTCGACCGGATCCGAATCGTAGGTTGTCTTGGGAACGGGACGGCCGAGTTCGACCATCAGGTCGTAAAAATCGTCGAGCGTCACCAGGCCCACCTGATCGGAGCTGCCCGGCGTGAAGATCGGTTCGATGTCGATGTGGATAATCGCCCAGAAGGTGCTGATACCGACCATGAAGCGGTCGGTCACGCCGTACTGAAAGCCCGCGCCGTAACCTTGCAGGCGGCCCTTGATGCCGAAATCGAACTCGAAAAACTTGCCCTTGTGCTCGAAGGGATCGTCCGCGGAGATGACCGGCACGACGTCCACGATCTTGCGGTGCTCGTCAAATCGTTTCCAGGCGCGCCGGTGCTGCCACCCGAAAAAGAGGATGCCGTAGCCTTCCGGGATTGTGCCGGATGCGCCCCAGAGATCCATCCCGAGCAACAACTGCTCCTGAAAACGGATCCACTCGCCGTATCGCCCAAACCACGGCTTCTCGACGGGCAAGTCCGCCGCATTGTCGTCGGAAAGCGGAACGGGCAGATCGGTTTTCGTCTCCGTCGGCGTATCCGACGGCTCGATCTGCGCGAACGCGATGTTCGCGACGAGCGTGACCAGCGCAAGGACGCACACCGCCGCGCGCCGCGCTCTCCAGTTTCTCATAGCACCCTCCGCCGGCGGCGCTATTGTCGGCCGGCCGCATCGGCGTATCGGATTGAGGAAATCAAGGAAAAAGGCCAGCAAACGTAGCACGCCTGAACGCACCCGCAAAGCGTTCCCATCGCGTGAGGCAACCCGGTTATGCCGGTAACGGATATCGCCGTCAAATCGTGCTTTGATATGGCGTCTTTTCCGCGGAAATCGGCGCGCGATTTTGGGGTCGCGCCCGAAGTGCGTTCACACATTTCGAACATGGGGGATGACTATGCGGTGCATGCTCAAGGCGAAAATTCCCGTGGAGGCGGGAAACCGGGCGATCAAGGACGGCACGCTTCAACAGACCATCGAACGGGTCGTCGAACTGCTCAAGCCGGAGGCTGTGTACTTCACGGCAGACACCGGCTCGCGCTGCGGCCTCTTCTTTTTCGACATGACGGATTCGTCGCAGCTTCCGTCGATCGCCGAGCCGCTTTTTATGAACCTGAACGCGACGCTCGAGGTTACGCCGGTCATGAATCCGGACGATCTGGAAAAGGGCCTGGCCGAGGCGGTCAAGCGCGGCTGGTAGTTCGATGATAAGGCCAGGGCGGCGGCGCGCGCCGCCGTCCGTGCGCCTCAAAGGCCGTCGATCGCCGCGGCAAGCGCTTCCTTGACGCGATCGCCGACGGTCGGTCCGAAAAACGTCGAATCCGATTCGTAGGCGTCGGTTTCGTATTCGCTTGGCGTCGTCAGGTATCCCATATAGCCGTTGGCCGGCGCGACGACGAGGCACGTCGTCTCTTGCGGACACAACGTTTCGATATGCCAGCCGATCTTCGTCGTCGGTTCGCCCGGCACGGTCAGGATGCGGATCGGGCCGAGCGCGATCGCCTGAAATGCGAGTTCGGGCGTGGTGTAGAACGCCTTGGAGATGAATTCCGGCGCCTTCCATCGAAAGATCGGGCGGATCGTGACATCGCGAAACGCGCGGCGCACGCTGCTGGCGCGAATACCGTCGATCGCCAGCGGCCGTGCCGCGCCGTAAACCTCGCGAGCCTTTTCGGCGACGCGCAGGCCGTATTCCTCCATGTTCCGCACTTCCTCGGTCACGGTGTCTTCCCAGTCCGGCATCGGCGCGGTATCCCCAAGGCTCCCGTTCCAGTAGATCGCGACCGCCGTCGGCCCCATCGCGTTTTCCATCTCGCGATAGACGACGGACGGGAAATCCGCGGAGAACGCCATGTTCTTGGGAGACAGCACCGTCGGATGCGCCGTGAAATGTACGATCGCGCCGATCTCCGTTCCATCGAGCGCGGTAACGCGCAAAACCGACAGCCTGCGGTTTGTCGGGTAGCGCAGCGGATCGACCGGATTCGTGCTCTTGCCGAGGCCGTGTTCGAAACCCGGGTCGAGGCGGCTGCGGTTGAGATTCTCGACCTCGCGCATCGCGTACGAAACCCGCGCCGGCCGTGCGGAGGCCTGCGCCTCGCGCACCGCGTTCGCGATGCGTTCGACGGTCAGGTCGCGCAGCTCCTCGTCGAACGACCCCATCGCGAGCCGCGCGACGAAGCTGCGGTCGTACCCGGAAAAGGCCGCGTGCGTGTGCGTCGCCGCGATGAGCACGTTGTCTTGCGTGAACCCGTCCGCGGCAAGCCGGTCGATTACCAGATCGCGCAACGGGGTGTTGACGTAACACAGGTCGGTCCCGACAAGCGCGACGCTGCGCCCCTCGCGGTCGGTGATGACAAGCGCGCGCGCCATGATGGGATCAAGCGCCCCGCGCGCCGGTTTCTTGCGGCGGTCGCCGTAGCCGTTCAGCGAGACGTGAAAGCGCCCGAGATCCGGCGTGAGATCCACGGTCGCCATGCCGGCCATGACGGCGCCGTCGGGAAGCGACGAGTCCATCGCGATTTTCTCCTCGGCCGCGGCCGGCGTGACGAACGCAAACACCGCCGCCGCAAGAGCCACGGCCGCGATGCGTGCGCCGCACCCGATCGCGGATGGCGTGCCCAAGGGGTCCATAACTTTTCTCATATTCCTGGATTCTCGATAATCAATGCCCAAAAGTCCCACGGACCCGCCGCTTTGCCGTCAAGCGATTGCGCACGTATTCCGAATCGGTTAATGGCGAACGTTCCCGATACGCGAGGCATCATTTTGTCGTTTGACGACATCACTGTCCACCGGCTGACCGACGACGACCTGACGGAGGAGCTCGAGCGCCGCTGGAACGAGATTGCGAGCGCGTTTGGGCTTGCGAACGTCGCGCACACGCCCGCGTGGCATCGGCATTACCACGCCCGCAGCAAAACGTCCGCGGCGTTCGGCGTCAAGCGCGCCGGTGCGTGGATCGGCTTTTTCAACCTCAAGATCGGCGGCGACGCCATCCTGTTCACGATCGCGGAAAAACCGATCTGGAGCGTTCCGGTATCGCTCGCGGAGATCGCTTACCCCGGTGTGCCGGTGCCGGGCGACGACGACCTTCTCGAACATGTGCTCGCCGGGGCGATGGAACAGCTTCGCGATGTCGATGGCTTGCGCATCGACGCGATGCGTCTCGATTCGCCTTTTTACCGTCGCCTGAAAGCCGGTGAACGCGACGCGCGCGGCCCGTTCGCCGGATACATCCACCACGTCATGCCCGAGCAGACGCGATATCTGATTGAACACGAAGGCGACAAGCCGTTTCTGGAACGGTTTTCGGGCAAGACGCGAAACACGCTGAAACGCAAAAGAAAAAAGCTCGCGGAGCGCGCCGGCGGCGAGGTCCGCACGACGATGTTTACGCGGCCCGGCCAGATGGACGACTTTTTCCGCGATGCGCTCGTGGTGTACCGATCGACCTGGCAGCACCGCGTCCTCGGCACGACGATCGCCGCCGAGGAGGAGCGGCGCGAGCGAGGCCTGGCGGCTGAGGGCCTGTTCCTGGGCTTCATTCTTTACGCGGGAGACAGACCGATCGCGATGTGCAGCGGCAACGCCTGGAACGGAACTTTTTATTACAACACCGTCGGCTACGATCCCGCGTATCAGGATTTCAGCCCGGGCCTGTTGCTGCTCGCGGATCTGACGACGCGCCTGTTCGACGAGGGCGACGCGGTGCGCCGCGTCGATCTCGGTTTTGGCCATGCCGACTACAAGAAGATGTTCGGCACGTCGAACTATCCGGAGGCCTATTACGTCCTTTATCACAACACGCCGCGCATCCGGCGCGCGTTGCGGCTTCGCCGCGTGTATACGTGGCTTTACGACCTCGCCTTGCGTCCGATCGAACGCTTCAACCTGAAAGCGCGAATCAAGAAGCTGTTGCGCTGACGCCCTATTTCGCCTTCTTGTCCTTCTGCGCCGCGATGTAGCGTTCCACGCCGCGGTTGGCTTCCATGAGGTTCGGCTTGGTGAGCGAAAGCGCGAAGCTTTCAATCGTCGGCACGACCGTTCGCAGGATCACCTTAGGCACGTGGTGAATCTTGTCGATGTCGATGCGTAGCTCGCCCCCGATACGCACGCGCGTCGTCGATCCCTCGGCCTCGAATCGGTTAACGCCGGAGACACGCACCGCGTCGCTGAGCGCGGGGACGGTGATTTCGAAGTGGACGACGTGGTCGACGTTGTTCCATGTGGCGGTATCGGTCCACATCATCATGTTTTCGGGGATCAGGCGCGCGGCTACGCCCGGCAGCCGCGCCCGGGCGTGCCATTCGAGCACCGCGAAGACCCCTGTCTCCGTTTCCTCGCGGCTCACCAGATCGATCCGGCGGATATTCGGCAGGAACTCGGCGATCTTCGGCATCCGGTCGCGATAAATGGGCCACACCTTGTCGATCGGATATCCGATC
The nucleotide sequence above comes from bacterium. Encoded proteins:
- a CDS encoding PA0069 family radical SAM protein, whose protein sequence is MRTTKSPARGAVSNPPGRFAVSKTERDPDIWWDEEPEPDARTEYIPLSVRTIIAKNDSPDIPFSRSINPYNGCEHGCVYCYARPSHAFHDLSPGLDFETRIFYKPDAVARLRAELSKRGYAPEMIALGTNTDPYQPAERRFHLTRGILETLLEFGHPFGIVTKSSLVLRDLDILKAGAAKDLCNVFISVTTLSDDTARKMEPRGAVPAARLRTIRELHAAGVPVGVMVAPVVPGLTDHEIDAICKAAADAGAASGAFQMMRLPFEVKQIFADWLGQKYPDRANRVLNRVRDTRGGELNSAKFGERIRGTGVYAEMIATRFAAARKRYGLDRPVRPLSTEHFRVPPKSGDQMKLV
- a CDS encoding PAS domain S-box protein; translated protein: MPHGFPSSGIPTGFLIPVSALFVLLLVTILLVLRRTLRLRRFIDTAMQLQDTARRIELPHQALEAHAFITALDDRGRVVYANDALARRVGSSPSDLAGVRFADLIADGDALAREMLDALAIDGVWQRVLTFEAPVPLVTESTVITLADKSIRPARYLAVHTDITEHVQTRAALEEREVSYRALVDHSPDGIFVLRDGAIEFANDTGARMLGYGDAQAVAGRPYFPFEAEATGEDVTTLATRALTTGKAIDTTDGVVLRDDGTRLDASFVAIPFAPGGRFGVLVILRDIGKRKAVERAIGEHERLMRSLVSHLGDGLLLVDGLGNVLLANPAAAALFGRAEGEIVGLDVADMIGAQARNKIRDHFGAMNGSQEKTPAPGDAFHSEIRVTRKDGSTFAAEIDVNYMTSRQGALYIATLRDITRRQLEAEALRVAKERAEAASASKSQFLANMSHELRTPLNAIIGFSDLLRASLTSAGDKLGASNSQHIHNAGKHLLALINDILDFAKMDAGLFEVRRKAFDLSQMLTELADTYAEIGRQHSLRFLADIPKRLGHLYGDELRIRQVLVNLLSNAVKYTDVDGRFGMRAWSEGDRAHIEVWDTGVGVPVEQRESIFLPFVQGENPIKKQVSGTGLGLTISKDLVEMHGGTLTLSSEPRHGSSFLITLPGLDTAPQSEVPAERAPAPEPEREPRSVLLLVEDVAGQFRRAEAVLTTLGWRVIWARSGEEAVRLAGSHEPVLVLLDTSLPGEITADVLRSLRAVRGDLPVFAMAPDIGLHGDAPYRQLGFDGLITKPLVRRSIGQKLRNYKPREERAPAAAASDA
- a CDS encoding neutral/alkaline non-lysosomal ceramidase N-terminal domain-containing protein — protein: MRKVMDPLGTPSAIGCGARIAAVALAAAVFAFVTPAAAEEKIAMDSSLPDGAVMAGMATVDLTPDLGRFHVSLNGYGDRRKKPARGALDPIMARALVITDREGRSVALVGTDLCYVNTPLRDLVIDRLAADGFTQDNVLIAATHTHAAFSGYDRSFVARLAMGSFDEELRDLTVERIANAVREAQASARPARVSYAMREVENLNRSRLDPGFEHGLGKSTNPVDPLRYPTNRRLSVLRVTALDGTEIGAIVHFTAHPTVLSPKNMAFSADFPSVVYREMENAMGPTAVAIYWNGSLGDTAPMPDWEDTVTEEVRNMEEYGLRVAEKAREVYGAARPLAIDGIRASSVRRAFRDVTIRPIFRWKAPEFISKAFYTTPELAFQAIALGPIRILTVPGEPTTKIGWHIETLCPQETTCLVVAPANGYMGYLTTPSEYETDAYESDSTFFGPTVGDRVKEALAAAIDGL
- a CDS encoding GNAT family N-acetyltransferase yields the protein MANVPDTRGIILSFDDITVHRLTDDDLTEELERRWNEIASAFGLANVAHTPAWHRHYHARSKTSAAFGVKRAGAWIGFFNLKIGGDAILFTIAEKPIWSVPVSLAEIAYPGVPVPGDDDLLEHVLAGAMEQLRDVDGLRIDAMRLDSPFYRRLKAGERDARGPFAGYIHHVMPEQTRYLIEHEGDKPFLERFSGKTRNTLKRKRKKLAERAGGEVRTTMFTRPGQMDDFFRDALVVYRSTWQHRVLGTTIAAEEERRERGLAAEGLFLGFILYAGDRPIAMCSGNAWNGTFYYNTVGYDPAYQDFSPGLLLLADLTTRLFDEGDAVRRVDLGFGHADYKKMFGTSNYPEAYYVLYHNTPRIRRALRLRRVYTWLYDLALRPIERFNLKARIKKLLR
- a CDS encoding DUF2505 family protein; protein product: MGRRDEIAKHFEFDDTIGYPIDKVWPIYRDRMPKIAEFLPNIRRIDLVSREETETGVFAVLEWHARARLPGVAARLIPENMMMWTDTATWNNVDHVVHFEITVPALSDAVRVSGVNRFEAEGSTTRVRIGGELRIDIDKIHHVPKVILRTVVPTIESFALSLTKPNLMEANRGVERYIAAQKDKKAK